A region of the Legionella sp. PATHC035 genome:
AGATAGAACATCGTTGCTCCTACATTAGAGGAGGCGAAAATCGTTAGAGGTCCGTGTTCTCTTATAAATTGATCATGTTCGATAAGATCGCGTACAATTTTTGCTTTGGGATTGTGTTCCTCAAAGTGGGTACAGTCATCAAAATTCATCTCCGGATGTAATTGTTCGGCGCGAAATATTCCCAAATCCCAGATGTAATTATTGCCTTTGCAAATGTTGTCTATGTTTGAATTAAGAAGTTTCTTTGCAATATCTGCCATAGCTTTGCTGGTTTCCCGAAAGTCAGATCGAAGTCCTGGATGGATAATACGGCTTAGGGGATCCATGCTGGCTTTGGTAATGAGACGTGTCGCTTGCATGAATATTTGGTGTGTATCTGATGGTAGAACAGAGAGATCATCAGTACCTACGAAGCATGCAGCAATGCAACCTATAGTATGCCAAGCGACATAGGCGTAAAGATCATCAACTCCTCCGTTTGATGCGAGTTGCATAGAGGAGAGGGTGCGTTCATTGACTTGAGCGATTCTTTCAAAATTTATCGGACCACGGGCTATGGTGTTCAAAAACACTTTGCGTGGTTCAGAAGCTGCCGCTCCGTCTTCAGCGAAAAAAACTCTTCCTACCATATGCGTAAACGGTTCAAGTATATCTCCACGCCCAAGATCAGGATATTTTGTCAGCAGCTCTTTGGCGATATTGCCATCAGTTACTATATAAATTGGCTTTGTACCAATGTAGATTTTGAAAAACTTTTGTTTTGTCCGCGCAGCCATTTCATAAAAGAAAGGAGAAGCACCCTGTTCGAATAAACGCCCTAAGTTACGCCAGCCTTGTTGATGTTCTGGGATAGCTATTGCGGTTGTTTCAGGTTCGGGTATGTTAGGCAACGCTTCATGGGGGGAACTTGCAGAATTTTGTTTTGAAAAGAGGGCGTATGGACATGCTTTTGTGTTTGGCTTTTGCGGTTTAAATAATTTCGATTTCATTTTCTGGATTTCCTTGCAATAATTCAACAAAATTTTTTAATGGCCCTGATTTCTACGAAACAGTGACCTCACTTGTACACGATTAGATTTACCTGGATAATGCGTTCTCGCTGCAGTACATCAAAATTTCGGAGCCGAAAATCGATACGAACTGATGTATAAGGTACAGTTGGAAGCAAATTTAGCCTATGCTCATTACCTCCTTATGCTGTTAATCGCTTGAAGTAGGATTAACCAGCGCATCAACTGCGATAATTATGCGCCAATCTTCAGACGCTCTAATCCATATTTTTGAAATTCCTGCGCATATTGTTCTTTGATTTCCTCGACTTTTTTTAGTCGTTCAATAGGATTCATCTGACTATATTGTTCCATTCCTATTTTTTGAATCATATCGCGCTCACTCAATCTCTGAGTTAATTCATCCCAAAACAGCTTATTTTCATAGGGCTGGATAAAATTGTCACTCAAAGATTGCTCATACTCTATTGTTTCAAAATATTCATTCAACTCTGAGGAAAACTCAATTTTGTCACTAGCATCCATTTCTTTAAAATAGGACAAAAATTTTTGCTTCAAAGCGTCATACTCATTCAGCTTAGGTGCCTTTGTTGTATATAAATTCAAAACCCAATCTGCAATACATAACATATCCAGTAATGTGCCATATTCTTTTTTTGTAATACTTATGTTCATCATTAATCTCTACTAATTTTATACCTAATGATCTATTATTAAACTATCTGCAAAAGTTCAAGACGTCTCGTCATGATTTGAAAGAATTGGATTCTAGTGCTGATGAACGGCTTTTTAAAGCAGTTTAATTATTATTTTTAGAGCCATTTTTACTATTTTGCAGTATGTGTCAGTGGTTCGCTTTGTAAGCATTAGCTGGAATAATCATAAAAAAAAGATGAATAGAACGATTTATGCTGCAAATCCAGATAAAATACTGTATAATACCTGACAAATTTTTATCCATTTAATTTTAACTTAAGAGTGCTATGACTGATTTAAACCTTTACAGAAACATTGGTATCTTCGCCCACGTAGATGCCGGAAAAACAACCACTACTGAGCGTATTCTTAAGCTCACCGGTAGAATCCATAAAATTGGTGAAGTTCACGATGGTGAATCTACAACCGATTTCATGGTGCAAGAAGCGGAGCGTGGTATT
Encoded here:
- a CDS encoding cytochrome P450, which encodes MKSKLFKPQKPNTKACPYALFSKQNSASSPHEALPNIPEPETTAIAIPEHQQGWRNLGRLFEQGASPFFYEMAARTKQKFFKIYIGTKPIYIVTDGNIAKELLTKYPDLGRGDILEPFTHMVGRVFFAEDGAAASEPRKVFLNTIARGPINFERIAQVNERTLSSMQLASNGGVDDLYAYVAWHTIGCIAACFVGTDDLSVLPSDTHQIFMQATRLITKASMDPLSRIIHPGLRSDFRETSKAMADIAKKLLNSNIDNICKGNNYIWDLGIFRAEQLHPEMNFDDCTHFEEHNPKAKIVRDLIEHDQFIREHGPLTIFASSNVGATMFYLLDVLSQRPDVANKMHEEIARVLGKEPFTYKRLADLPYVRAVVEEALWQATPIPNFPRAVLKPFQVNINGETVSFQKNDMLMFLFRPMQGPNRVFSPEKWIEGDPDLYSFGAGPRRCPANPFAKQMLCQFLVDMDIYGLRITPTRKPTYTTRNGLLGPNYQPEQPLSAEVEHATEEEYPRAIARL